One Fusobacterium nucleatum genomic window carries:
- a CDS encoding Rha family transcriptional regulator: MSDYIVKVENINGVLVTTSNRVAEELGVNHKHLLDKIDGYIEKFSSAELSAQFYIPSNYKDRSGKSNRNYLITKKGVAQLVGGYSAAVEKAFQLNVDYINEFEKMENFIKENLGKRADINDIDETKKKNLEIRERYSKVKLAETLKSLIPYSNSEMYKEILVSETAKILTGKELLPPLRVQEKTLTAIEIADIFDITPNMVGKIANANNLKTEEFGYWVHEKAAHCNKEVPNFRYFAKVIEEFKKYVKKPKGKK, translated from the coding sequence ATGAGTGACTATATAGTAAAAGTTGAAAATATAAATGGTGTATTAGTAACAACAAGTAATAGAGTAGCAGAGGAATTAGGAGTTAATCACAAACATTTATTAGATAAAATAGATGGGTATATAGAAAAATTTAGCTCAGCCGAACTTTCCGCCCAGTTCTATATACCTAGTAATTACAAGGATAGAAGTGGTAAATCTAATAGAAATTATTTAATAACTAAAAAAGGAGTAGCTCAATTAGTAGGAGGGTATTCAGCAGCGGTAGAGAAAGCATTTCAATTGAATGTAGATTATATAAATGAATTTGAAAAAATGGAAAACTTTATAAAAGAAAACTTAGGGAAAAGAGCTGATATTAACGATATAGATGAAACTAAAAAGAAAAATCTAGAGATAAGGGAAAGGTACTCTAAAGTAAAACTAGCAGAAACTCTAAAGAGCTTAATTCCTTATTCTAATAGTGAAATGTACAAAGAAATATTAGTATCTGAAACAGCTAAAATTTTAACTGGAAAAGAATTATTACCACCTTTGAGAGTACAAGAAAAAACATTAACTGCAATAGAAATTGCGGATATATTTGACATAACTCCAAATATGGTAGGAAAAATAGCAAATGCTAATAATTTAAAGACAGAAGAATTTGGCTATTGGGTTCATGAAAAAGCCGCTCATTGCAATAAAGAAGTACCTAATTTTAGATATTTTGCAAAAGTAATAGAAGAATTTAAAAAGTATGTGAAAAAACCAAAAGGGAAAAAATAA
- a CDS encoding DUF2815 family protein — protein sequence MANDTRVMTGKVRLSYVHLFKPYAAEKGQEEKYSCTILVPKTDVQTKAKLDAAINAAIEKGISSVWNGVKPPKPTIPIYDGDGIRPSDGQEFGPECKGHWVFTASAKIDYQPGIVDIKAQPILNQSEIYSGIYARVSVNFFPYAVSGKKGIGCGLGNVQKLMDGEPLSAAGIKAEKEFDEVEIDPVTGEPIL from the coding sequence ATGGCAAATGATACTAGAGTAATGACAGGGAAAGTAAGATTAAGTTATGTGCATTTATTTAAACCTTATGCAGCAGAAAAAGGGCAAGAAGAAAAGTACAGTTGTACAATTCTAGTTCCAAAAACTGATGTACAAACTAAGGCGAAATTAGATGCAGCAATAAATGCCGCAATTGAAAAAGGAATTAGCAGTGTGTGGAATGGAGTTAAACCTCCAAAACCAACTATCCCAATATACGATGGAGATGGAATAAGACCTTCTGATGGACAAGAATTTGGACCCGAATGTAAAGGTCACTGGGTATTTACAGCAAGTGCAAAAATTGATTATCAACCAGGAATTGTAGATATAAAAGCACAACCTATCCTAAATCAATCTGAGATTTATTCAGGGATATATGCAAGAGTATCAGTGAACTTTTTCCCTTATGCAGTAAGTGGTAAAAAAGGCATAGGTTGTGGATTAGGTAATGTTCAAAAGTTAATGGATGGAGAACCTTTATCAGCAGCAGGAATTAAAGCAGAAAAAGAGTTTGATGAAGTAGAAATAGACCCAGTTACTGGAGAACCAATTCTATAA
- a CDS encoding helix-turn-helix domain-containing protein produces MHIGRKIKKFRDENKISQTEFATKIGVTQAFLSHLENGRLNIESPSLEKKILIAIGEENKTDEITDDKKVEIPHNDNVHSPKHYMIPGCNFESRHLADAIVEGMPNPLCTRIWNVVKYLVRAEKKNGKEDYEKAVEYLTWTLKGNEITQHLSGNRINSITDKLKTDWTTIILGICKDLPSNKALLINEAFRNIIVLNIPEAINCINKIIELG; encoded by the coding sequence ATGCATATAGGTAGAAAAATAAAAAAATTTAGAGATGAAAACAAAATATCTCAAACAGAATTTGCTACAAAAATAGGAGTTACACAAGCCTTTTTATCACATTTAGAAAATGGAAGACTTAACATAGAAAGCCCATCTCTTGAAAAGAAAATATTAATTGCTATTGGAGAAGAAAACAAAACTGATGAAATTACAGATGATAAAAAAGTAGAAATACCTCATAATGATAATGTACATTCACCAAAGCATTATATGATTCCAGGATGTAATTTTGAAAGTAGACATCTAGCTGATGCTATAGTTGAAGGTATGCCTAATCCTTTATGCACTAGAATATGGAATGTAGTTAAGTACCTGGTTCGTGCTGAAAAAAAGAATGGGAAAGAGGATTATGAAAAAGCAGTTGAATACTTAACTTGGACATTAAAAGGAAATGAAATTACTCAACATCTTAGTGGAAATAGAATAAATTCTATCACAGACAAATTAAAAACAGACTGGACTACTATAATACTTGGAATATGTAAAGACCTTCCTTCTAATAAAGCTTTGCTAATAAATGAAGCTTTTAGAAATATAATTGTTCTAAATATTCCTGAAGCAATTAATTGTATAAATAAAATAATAGAACTTGGATAA
- a CDS encoding helix-turn-helix transcriptional regulator, translated as MTRLDFEMEVKRVLREKGITQAELSRLLGIKPSYCSDIIRGNRNGGDVKKKMIKFLGIKES; from the coding sequence ATGACAAGACTAGATTTTGAAATGGAGGTAAAAAGAGTATTAAGAGAAAAAGGTATCACCCAAGCAGAATTATCAAGACTACTTGGAATAAAACCATCTTATTGCTCTGACATAATTAGAGGAAACAGAAATGGAGGAGATGTTAAGAAAAAAATGATTAAATTTTTAGGAATCAAAGAAAGTTAA
- a CDS encoding DNA-binding protein has product MEEKMMLTMPETAKLTNIGVAKLKQIAREYADFPCIKIGVKHLVIKEKLSDWFEKHKGEEL; this is encoded by the coding sequence ATGGAAGAAAAGATGATGTTGACAATGCCTGAAACTGCAAAATTGACAAATATTGGTGTTGCAAAATTAAAACAAATAGCAAGAGAATATGCCGATTTTCCTTGCATAAAAATTGGAGTGAAGCATTTAGTGATTAAAGAAAAATTGAGTGATTGGTTTGAGAAGCACAAGGGAGAAGAGTTATGA
- a CDS encoding winged helix-turn-helix transcriptional regulator, translating into MSKLEEVLEYVRSNTHATNKEISEDLNISEGVVRTYLNRLKNKGYLEKIGTEYKVLKEMPVSKSNYKQEIIKEMLESYMDDFRELKVINEKVRIGELIIRLVDKL; encoded by the coding sequence ATGAGTAAATTAGAAGAGGTTTTAGAATATGTTAGAAGTAATACACATGCTACAAATAAAGAAATTTCAGAAGATTTGAATATAAGCGAAGGTGTTGTTAGAACTTATTTAAATAGATTAAAAAATAAAGGATATTTAGAAAAAATAGGCACAGAATATAAAGTTTTAAAAGAGATGCCTGTTAGCAAATCTAACTATAAACAGGAAATAATTAAAGAAATGTTGGAATCTTACATGGATGACTTTAGAGAACTTAAGGTAATAAATGAGAAAGTAAGAATCGGAGAACTTATTATCAGACTTGTAGATAAGTTATAG
- a CDS encoding DUF1492 domain-containing protein: MATQEQKIIFRKMEDILYSYNKYVNKIKKDLEYFNNPILLKSYNIEKISGSGFMEVKSDMERIEELKVRISNDISRHEEILFRIDSALDMIKDHKDYSIVDMKYLNNMSYEDISEKLGVSLKTVYGMRNRILGALEIHFKLQKLIEF; the protein is encoded by the coding sequence ATGGCAACACAGGAACAAAAGATAATTTTTAGAAAGATGGAAGACATCTTGTATAGCTATAATAAATATGTAAATAAAATAAAAAAAGACTTAGAATATTTTAATAATCCTATTTTACTAAAAAGCTACAATATAGAAAAAATTTCTGGAAGTGGTTTTATGGAAGTTAAATCAGATATGGAGAGAATAGAAGAATTGAAGGTAAGAATCTCTAATGATATTAGCAGGCATGAAGAAATATTATTTAGAATTGATAGTGCATTGGATATGATAAAAGACCACAAGGATTATTCCATTGTTGATATGAAGTATTTAAATAATATGAGTTATGAAGATATTTCAGAAAAATTAGGAGTATCACTTAAAACAGTTTATGGAATGAGAAATAGAATTTTAGGAGCCCTAGAAATACATTTTAAGTTACAAAAATTAATAGAATTTTAG
- a CDS encoding DNA polymerase: MRTLNIDIETFSSVDIGKSGAYKYAMSDDFQILLFAYSVDGQDVKIIDLAQGEAIPGEVLDLLKDEKCTKYAYNAVFEWWCLNMAGIETPLEQWQCTMVHGLYCGYTAGLAAIGNAMGLPQDKKKLTTGSALIRYFCIPCKPTKSNGNRTRNLPQHAPEKWELFKEYCMQDVVTEMEISRRLSAFPVPEREWKLWVLDTFMNAYGVKVDSKLVNGALYIDALSRANLLEEARDITKLDNPNSTSQLLSWLEEAGEEVENLQKATVEKMVDTLEEGQAKRVLEIRQELSKTSVKKYKAMDEAMCKDGRVRGLLQFYGANRTGRYAGRLVQVQNLPRNYIETLDVARDVIKKGDGELLEMLYGNIPDTLSQLIRTAFIPSEGNHFVVSDFSAIEARVIAWLAGEEWRMEVFKTHGKIYEASASQMFGVPINTIAKGEENYHLRAKGKVAELALGYQGSIGALTAMGAADMGLTDEEMKDIVDRWRKSSKRIVELWYALENAAVEVLETGEPQIVKCVKLAKEYDFIYGQDFFTIELPSGRKLFYPKPFLKENQFGQMQMHYMGINQTSKKWEVIPTYGGKLTENIVQAIARDCLAETLLRIKNKGWPIVFHVHDEVILDVPTTVKLEEVIQTMTEEISWAKGLILNAAGFTGSYYMKD; encoded by the coding sequence ATGAGAACTTTAAATATAGATATAGAAACATTTAGCTCTGTAGACATAGGTAAGTCAGGTGCATATAAGTATGCAATGAGTGATGATTTTCAGATACTTTTATTCGCATATTCCGTTGATGGCCAAGATGTAAAAATAATAGACCTTGCACAAGGTGAAGCTATTCCTGGAGAAGTATTAGACCTTTTAAAAGATGAAAAATGTACCAAGTATGCTTATAATGCTGTCTTTGAGTGGTGGTGTTTGAATATGGCAGGAATAGAAACTCCACTTGAACAATGGCAATGTACTATGGTACATGGGCTTTATTGTGGATATACAGCAGGATTAGCTGCTATTGGTAATGCTATGGGATTGCCGCAAGATAAGAAAAAACTTACAACAGGTAGTGCTCTAATAAGATACTTCTGTATACCTTGTAAACCCACTAAAAGTAATGGTAACAGAACTAGAAACTTGCCTCAACATGCTCCAGAAAAATGGGAGTTGTTTAAGGAATATTGCATGCAAGACGTAGTTACAGAAATGGAGATAAGTAGAAGATTAAGTGCATTTCCTGTCCCTGAAAGAGAATGGAAGCTATGGGTGTTGGATACATTTATGAATGCATACGGAGTAAAAGTTGATAGTAAGTTAGTGAATGGTGCTCTGTATATAGACGCATTATCCAGGGCTAATTTACTAGAAGAAGCAAGAGATATAACAAAGTTAGATAATCCCAATTCTACTAGTCAATTACTTAGCTGGTTAGAAGAAGCAGGAGAAGAAGTTGAAAATTTACAAAAAGCTACTGTTGAAAAAATGGTAGATACTTTAGAAGAAGGTCAAGCAAAAAGAGTTTTGGAGATAAGGCAAGAATTATCTAAAACATCTGTTAAAAAGTATAAAGCTATGGATGAAGCTATGTGCAAAGATGGAAGAGTTAGAGGGCTATTGCAATTCTACGGAGCTAACAGAACTGGTAGATATGCTGGAAGATTAGTTCAAGTACAGAACCTGCCAAGAAATTATATAGAAACTTTAGATGTAGCTAGAGATGTTATTAAAAAAGGTGATGGAGAACTATTAGAAATGCTTTATGGAAACATACCTGATACCTTATCGCAGTTGATAAGAACAGCATTTATCCCATCTGAAGGAAATCACTTTGTTGTGTCAGATTTCTCTGCTATAGAAGCAAGAGTAATAGCTTGGCTTGCTGGGGAAGAGTGGAGAATGGAAGTATTTAAGACTCATGGAAAAATCTATGAAGCGTCAGCATCTCAAATGTTTGGAGTGCCTATCAACACCATCGCAAAAGGTGAAGAAAATTATCATCTTAGAGCTAAAGGAAAAGTTGCAGAACTTGCTCTAGGATATCAAGGTAGCATTGGAGCCTTAACTGCTATGGGTGCAGCTGATATGGGTCTGACAGATGAAGAAATGAAAGATATTGTAGATAGATGGAGAAAATCATCAAAAAGAATTGTGGAGTTGTGGTATGCCTTAGAGAATGCAGCTGTGGAAGTATTAGAGACTGGAGAACCGCAAATAGTCAAATGTGTAAAGTTAGCTAAAGAGTATGACTTTATTTATGGCCAAGACTTTTTCACTATAGAATTACCAAGCGGGAGAAAACTCTTCTACCCTAAACCATTCTTAAAAGAAAATCAATTTGGACAAATGCAGATGCATTATATGGGTATTAACCAAACATCCAAGAAGTGGGAAGTTATTCCAACTTATGGAGGAAAATTAACAGAAAATATAGTACAGGCAATAGCCAGAGATTGTTTAGCAGAAACACTTTTAAGAATAAAGAACAAAGGTTGGCCAATAGTATTTCATGTTCATGATGAAGTAATACTTGATGTTCCAACAACAGTTAAATTAGAAGAAGTTATACAAACTATGACAGAAGAAATTAGTTGGGCTAAAGGATTAATATTAAATGCTGCTGGGTTTACTGGTAGTTACTATATGAAAGATTAG
- a CDS encoding VRR-NUC domain-containing protein, whose amino-acid sequence MKWTSPGNAGVPDRIVIVPGGNVYFVELKAEGKRENLSPLQRNFMDKLKNLNCDVRVIASFKEVDKFIEEVMHDEVCTP is encoded by the coding sequence ATGAAGTGGACTTCTCCAGGAAATGCAGGAGTACCTGACAGGATAGTTATTGTTCCTGGAGGAAATGTCTATTTTGTGGAATTAAAAGCAGAGGGTAAAAGAGAGAATTTATCTCCTTTACAGAGAAATTTTATGGATAAACTTAAAAACTTAAATTGTGATGTAAGAGTAATTGCCTCTTTCAAAGAAGTGGATAAGTTTATAGAGGAGGTGATGCATGATGAAGTTTGTACCCCATGA
- a CDS encoding virulence-associated E family protein has protein sequence MENSRKLIISEANNRHSKQWVTTEITWSEFVDRLGKPKITAETLDEFLSYSKSKQDDIKDVGGFVGGKLKGNLRRSEAVESRSLITLDLDNLAYEDDTKIIKTLNSLGCAYAVYSTRKHQTTKPRIRVILPLAEDVSADEYEPIARKVAESIGLRYCDPTTFQAVRLMYWPSHSTDSDYVFTYADKPMLDGKAVLNMYVDWRDVTTWPEVPDAQKLHQNMLKKQENPLEKEGMVGAFCRRFNIYQAIDEFLPGTYETCDIPDRLTFIGGSTTAGAIVYQDGLFLYSHHATDPCSQKLVNAFDLVRLHKFGHKDISADVNTPVAKLPSWIAMKEWVLSKTDVKKDLLKERQQKAIAEFSITYDKNEEVLEGEIVEDDDNWKDDIQYSADGMKALSTLSNIILILRNDKELKFKIFKDIFSSRILVRDGVPWDRKFETPDRIWTDTDDAGLRWYLESNYGITSTNKIIDGVNLIAEENAENKVATRLQSTQWDGEKRLETLFIDYLGCEDNAYTREVSEKSLVAAAKRAIYGGIKWDNMPILIGPQGVGKSTFLKILGMDWYNDSLVNVEGKDACELIQGSWIIEMGELSSLRKSELNLVKNFLSRTDDIFRASYGRRAQKYPRRCAFFGTANDTNFLRDETGNRRFWPIDCFIYKPKKSIFVDLKDALDQIWAEACELAKNEFYSLVLSNEAEKIAKEEQDSHSEDNVYKGIILDYLDKKIPKNAWDSMDLFARRTYLNEYESMSLQYDENDLTLRDRVCAAEIWEEALKMDIRYLKKSDSIEINKILSTLFKWEKIKQSSRFGKYGVQKGFRRKIRL, from the coding sequence ATGGAGAACTCGAGAAAATTAATAATATCTGAAGCAAATAACAGGCACTCTAAACAGTGGGTAACAACTGAGATTACCTGGTCTGAATTTGTTGATAGATTAGGAAAACCTAAAATAACAGCTGAAACACTAGATGAGTTCTTATCTTATTCTAAGTCTAAGCAAGATGATATTAAGGATGTTGGTGGATTTGTTGGTGGAAAATTAAAAGGGAATCTTAGAAGAAGTGAAGCTGTTGAAAGCAGGAGTTTAATTACTCTTGACTTAGATAACTTAGCTTATGAAGATGACACTAAGATTATAAAAACTCTTAATAGTTTAGGCTGTGCATATGCCGTATATAGCACTCGTAAGCACCAAACTACTAAGCCTAGGATTAGAGTTATTTTGCCATTAGCTGAAGATGTATCTGCTGATGAGTATGAACCAATAGCAAGAAAGGTAGCAGAGTCTATAGGATTACGTTATTGTGACCCTACTACCTTTCAAGCTGTTAGGTTAATGTATTGGCCAAGCCATTCCACTGATAGCGATTATGTATTTACCTATGCAGACAAGCCTATGTTAGATGGTAAAGCGGTTCTTAATATGTATGTTGATTGGAGAGATGTAACAACATGGCCAGAAGTTCCTGATGCTCAAAAACTACATCAGAACATGCTAAAGAAGCAAGAAAATCCTTTAGAAAAAGAAGGGATGGTAGGGGCTTTTTGTAGAAGGTTTAATATTTACCAAGCAATAGATGAGTTTTTACCTGGAACATATGAGACTTGTGATATACCTGATAGATTGACTTTTATTGGTGGAAGCACTACTGCTGGAGCTATTGTGTATCAAGATGGTCTTTTCTTATACTCGCACCATGCAACAGACCCTTGTAGTCAAAAATTAGTAAATGCTTTTGACTTAGTAAGATTACATAAGTTTGGTCATAAAGATATAAGTGCCGATGTTAATACTCCTGTCGCTAAACTTCCTTCCTGGATTGCTATGAAGGAATGGGTACTGTCTAAGACAGATGTTAAAAAGGACTTATTAAAAGAAAGACAACAAAAAGCTATTGCAGAATTTTCAATAACATATGATAAGAATGAGGAAGTTCTGGAAGGCGAAATAGTTGAAGATGATGACAACTGGAAAGATGATATCCAGTACAGCGCAGATGGTATGAAAGCACTCAGTACTCTGTCTAATATAATTCTTATTTTAAGAAATGATAAGGAATTAAAGTTTAAAATTTTTAAGGATATCTTTTCATCAAGAATATTAGTAAGAGATGGAGTGCCTTGGGATAGGAAATTTGAAACTCCCGATAGAATTTGGACTGATACAGATGATGCAGGTCTGAGGTGGTATTTAGAAAGCAATTATGGAATCACTTCTACTAATAAAATTATAGATGGCGTTAATTTGATTGCAGAAGAAAATGCAGAAAATAAAGTAGCAACAAGACTTCAATCTACACAGTGGGACGGAGAAAAGCGATTAGAAACTTTATTTATAGACTATTTAGGTTGTGAAGATAATGCGTATACTAGAGAAGTTTCTGAAAAATCTTTAGTAGCTGCAGCTAAAAGAGCTATTTATGGAGGAATTAAATGGGATAACATGCCCATCTTAATAGGTCCGCAGGGAGTAGGTAAGAGTACCTTTTTAAAAATATTAGGTATGGACTGGTATAACGATAGTTTGGTAAATGTAGAGGGTAAAGATGCCTGTGAGCTTATACAAGGTAGCTGGATAATTGAAATGGGTGAACTTAGTTCTTTAAGAAAGTCAGAGTTGAATCTGGTAAAAAATTTTTTAAGTAGAACAGATGATATCTTTAGAGCATCATATGGGCGTAGAGCCCAAAAATATCCAAGAAGATGTGCCTTCTTCGGAACTGCAAATGACACTAACTTTTTAAGAGATGAAACTGGGAATAGAAGATTCTGGCCAATAGATTGTTTTATCTATAAACCTAAGAAATCTATATTTGTTGATTTGAAAGACGCGTTAGATCAAATATGGGCTGAGGCTTGTGAGCTTGCAAAGAATGAATTTTATAGTTTGGTTTTATCAAATGAAGCTGAGAAAATCGCTAAGGAAGAACAAGACTCTCATTCTGAAGATAATGTATACAAGGGCATTATCTTAGATTATTTAGATAAGAAAATACCAAAAAATGCTTGGGATAGTATGGACTTATTTGCTAGAAGAACATATCTGAATGAATATGAATCTATGAGTCTGCAATATGATGAGAATGATTTAACATTAAGAGATAGAGTGTGTGCAGCTGAAATATGGGAAGAAGCTTTAAAAATGGACATTAGGTATCTAAAAAAGAGTGACAGTATCGAAATCAATAAGATTTTATCAACACTGTTTAAATGGGAAAAAATAAAACAGTCCTCAAGATTTGGAAAATATGGAGTTCAAAAAGGTTTTAGAAGAAAAATACGGCTCTAA
- a CDS encoding DUF2800 domain-containing protein, whose product MAHALLGPSSASRWIACPPSVRLCEQFEDVESEYAKEGSLAHEIAELKVKKLIDPGLTSRKFTSAMKKLKEKELYQEEMQGYTDEYVEFIQEQMYSYETTPHISVEQKVDFSQYVPGGFGTADCILISNDTLHIIDFKYGKGVPVDTENNAQLLLYALGAYLAYEMIFPIEHIKMSIVQPRLHNICTWECSLDYLLAFAKKAQEKAVMALNGEGDFNCGEHCKFCKAKATCKERANANLELAKYEFKAADQLSLEEIGEILQNAQDLAKWAEDLKEYALAESLKGNNVPGWKAVNGRGSRSFTNTDEAIKVLVDNGIAEELLYERKYLTLAQMEKVIGKKDFNNLVGNLIVMNVGKPTLVEVSDKREAITNKIKAEDEFSVVDDINNL is encoded by the coding sequence ATGGCACATGCACTATTAGGACCTTCTAGTGCATCAAGGTGGATAGCATGTCCACCTTCTGTCAGACTCTGCGAACAATTTGAAGATGTTGAGAGTGAGTATGCAAAAGAAGGAAGTCTGGCACACGAAATAGCAGAGTTAAAAGTAAAAAAGTTAATAGATCCTGGTTTAACTTCAAGAAAGTTTACTTCAGCAATGAAGAAGCTGAAAGAAAAAGAGTTATATCAGGAAGAAATGCAAGGATACACAGATGAGTATGTAGAGTTTATACAAGAACAGATGTACAGTTACGAAACTACCCCTCATATTTCTGTGGAACAAAAAGTAGATTTCTCGCAATATGTTCCTGGTGGATTTGGAACTGCAGACTGTATCTTAATATCTAACGATACCTTACACATCATAGATTTCAAGTATGGAAAAGGTGTTCCAGTTGATACTGAGAATAATGCACAGTTACTTCTATATGCATTAGGAGCATATCTCGCTTACGAAATGATATTTCCTATAGAGCATATTAAAATGTCAATCGTACAGCCAAGATTACACAATATTTGTACTTGGGAATGCAGTCTCGATTATTTACTAGCCTTTGCTAAGAAAGCCCAAGAAAAGGCTGTAATGGCTTTAAATGGCGAAGGAGATTTTAACTGTGGAGAACACTGTAAATTCTGTAAGGCTAAAGCAACTTGTAAAGAGAGAGCTAATGCTAATTTAGAACTTGCTAAGTATGAGTTTAAAGCTGCAGACCAATTATCTTTAGAAGAAATTGGAGAAATACTGCAGAATGCACAAGACTTAGCTAAATGGGCAGAAGATTTAAAAGAGTATGCATTAGCAGAAAGTTTAAAAGGCAACAATGTCCCAGGTTGGAAGGCAGTTAATGGTAGAGGTAGTAGAAGCTTCACAAATACTGATGAGGCTATAAAGGTACTGGTTGATAATGGAATAGCTGAAGAACTTTTATATGAAAGAAAGTATTTAACTTTAGCACAGATGGAAAAAGTAATAGGTAAAAAAGATTTTAATAATCTAGTTGGAAATTTAATAGTTATGAATGTAGGGAAGCCAACTCTTGTAGAAGTTTCTGATAAAAGAGAAGCTATAACAAACAAGATAAAGGCTGAAGATGAATTTAGTGTAGTTGATGATATTAATAATTTATAA
- a CDS encoding prohibitin family protein has translation MEYRDERDQFRKYVKMGIFGGVAGLLLLLAVINCYTVDTGEVAIISTFGKITRVETEGLHLKIPFVQGKTFMETREKTYIFGKTEEMDTTMEVSTKDMQSIKLEFTVQASITDPEILYRAFNNKHEQRFIRPRVKEIIQATIAKYTIEEFVSKRAEISRLIFEDLKDDFAQYGLSVSNVSIVNHDFSDEYEKAIESKKVAEQSVEKARAEQEKLKVEAENKVRLAEYALQEKELQAKANAVESNSLTPQLLRKMAIEKWDGKLPQVQGNNSSTLINLD, from the coding sequence ATGGAATACAGAGATGAAAGAGATCAATTCAGAAAATATGTAAAGATGGGAATATTTGGAGGAGTAGCTGGCTTATTACTTTTATTAGCTGTCATTAATTGCTATACAGTTGATACTGGAGAGGTTGCTATAATATCAACATTTGGGAAAATAACAAGAGTTGAAACTGAGGGTTTGCACTTAAAAATTCCGTTTGTTCAAGGAAAAACCTTTATGGAAACAAGAGAAAAGACATATATTTTTGGAAAAACAGAAGAAATGGATACAACAATGGAAGTTTCAACAAAGGATATGCAAAGTATAAAATTAGAGTTCACTGTCCAAGCTTCTATCACAGACCCAGAGATTTTATATAGAGCTTTTAATAATAAGCATGAACAAAGATTTATTAGACCGAGAGTTAAAGAAATAATTCAAGCTACAATAGCAAAATACACTATTGAAGAGTTTGTAAGTAAAAGAGCAGAGATATCAAGATTAATATTTGAAGATTTAAAAGATGATTTCGCTCAATATGGTCTGTCTGTAAGTAACGTGTCTATAGTTAATCATGATTTCAGTGATGAATATGAAAAAGCGATAGAAAGTAAGAAAGTAGCAGAACAATCAGTAGAAAAAGCTAGAGCAGAGCAAGAAAAACTTAAAGTTGAAGCAGAAAACAAAGTAAGATTAGCAGAATATGCTTTACAAGAAAAAGAATTACAAGCAAAGGCTAATGCTGTTGAAAGTAATTCATTAACACCTCAACTTTTAAGAAAGATGGCTATTGAAAAATGGGATGGGAAACTACCGCAAGTTCAAGGAAACAATTCTAGTACATTAATTAATTTAGATTAG
- a CDS encoding HNH endonuclease produces the protein MLTINYLRCWRCNMSDTRFKKGMTPWNKGIKTGLKPTNGFKKGFSPWHTRELYSERLDKEGYILIKIAKPNKWMRKHRWIYEQEYGEIPKDSVIIFADGDRNNFDIENLVLVSRAELAILVRCRLISSVPELTKTGLNVAKIRIKLAELRKEKE, from the coding sequence ATGCTGACAATAAATTACCTAAGATGTTGGAGATGTAATATGAGCGATACTAGATTTAAAAAAGGAATGACTCCATGGAATAAAGGAATAAAAACAGGTTTAAAGCCTACCAATGGTTTTAAAAAAGGCTTCTCTCCTTGGCACACAAGAGAACTTTACTCAGAAAGATTAGATAAGGAGGGCTATATCTTAATTAAAATAGCTAAACCAAACAAATGGATGAGAAAGCATAGATGGATATATGAACAAGAATATGGTGAAATTCCAAAAGATTCTGTAATAATTTTTGCAGATGGAGATAGAAATAATTTTGATATAGAAAATTTAGTTTTAGTTTCAAGAGCAGAACTAGCTATTTTAGTTAGATGTAGATTGATAAGTTCAGTTCCAGAGCTCACAAAAACTGGTTTAAATGTAGCTAAAATAAGGATTAAATTGGCTGAATTAAGAAAGGAGAAGGAATGA